A genomic region of Alligator mississippiensis isolate rAllMis1 chromosome 4, rAllMis1, whole genome shotgun sequence contains the following coding sequences:
- the COASY gene encoding bifunctional coenzyme A synthase — translation MSVFHSGLLVLTAPLSALSPRLVPILASASRIVEDTLYIHLQPGLSLTGSSQPKSTYVPATREVYNVINKLYADADAHGHLDVRVLLTNIRNQSLAPQSLSSVQNLSHPPEVVLTDFQTSDGGQYNPVKQQLERYATSCYSCWPNLISVLLYPDYEPGTGEGEQPLQKPDWDGMSLHSYGDIVVGGTFDRLHNAHKILLSTCCMLAENRLLLGISDKNLLENKLLKELIQPYEKRVEKLCEFLVDIKPSLRYDTVPLLDPYGPSITDPDLKCIVVSEETRKGGVAVNKKRLENGLPELALHEIPLVKDLRHSENEEEKISSSSLRHRLLGTLLQPPQKDLDLPSCPYVIGLTGGTGSGKSSIARHLEHLGAYLVDVDRLGHEAYAPGGPAYEQVVEAFGADLLNEDGTINRKVLGAKVFGNQEQLKSLTDIVWPVIAQMVKKQINEAVVQGKAVCVLDAAVLLEAGWSDMVHEVWTAIIPETEALSRIMARDGLSEEAARSRLQSQLTNSQRVEQSHVVLCTLWEPEVTHRQVEKAWALLQQRIPPD, via the exons ATGTCTGTCTTCCACTCGGGCCTGCTGGTGCTCACAGCCCCACTGTCTGCCTTGTCCCCACGCCTTGTGcccatcctggcctcagcctcccggATTGTGGAGGACACACTCTACATTCACCTGCAGCCAGGGCTCAGTCTAACAGGCTCGTCACAACCCAAGTCCACCTATGTGCCAGCTACGCGTGAAGTCTACAACGTCATCAACAAGCTGTACGCGGATGCTGACGCTCACGGCCACTTGGACGTGCGGGTCCTGTTGACCAACATCCGCAACCAGAGCCTGGCGCCACAGTCACTATCCTCAGTGCAAAATCTCTCCCACCCACCTGAGGTGGTCCTGACTGATTTTCAGACCAGCGATGGGGGCCAGTACAACCCcgtgaagcagcagctggagcgtTATGCCACCAGCTGTTACAGCTGCTGGCCCAATCTTATCTCTGTGCTGCTGTACCCAGACTATGAGCCGGGCACAggagagggggagcagccctTGCAGAAACCAGACTGGGATGGCATGTCCCTGCACAGCTATGGTGACATTGTTGTAGGAGGCACTTTTGATAGGCTACATAACGCCCACAAGATCCTTCTGAGCACGTGCTGCATGCTGGCTGAGAACCGGCTTCTTCTGGGCATCTCTGACAAGAATCTCCTGGAAA ATAAGCTGCTAAAGGAGCTAATCCAGCCCTATGAGAAGCGAGTGGAGAAGCTCTGTGAGTTCCTGGTGGACATCAAGCCCTCTTTGCGTTATGACACTGTGCCTCTGCTAGATCCCTATGGCCCATCGATAACGGACCCTGACCTGAAGTGTATAGTAGTCAGTGAGGAAACTCGCAAGGGAGGGGTGGCCGTGAACAAGAAGAGACTGGAAAAT GGGCTCCCTGAGCTGGCTCTCCATGAGATCCCATTGGTTAAAGATCTCCGGCATAgtgaaaatgaagaagaaaagatcaGCTCTTCCAGCCTCCGGCACAGGCTGCTCGggacactgctgcagcccccacag aAAGACTTGGACCTCCCTTCTTGCCCATATGTGATTGGTCTGACTGGAGGCACAGGAAGTGGAAAGAGTTCCATTGCCAGGCACCTGGAGCACCTTGGAGCCTACCTGGTTGATGTCGACAGGCTGGGCCATGAGGCATATGCCCCAGGAGGCCCTGCCTATGAGCAGGTGGTGGAGGCATTTGGAGCAG ACCTGCTGAATGAAGATGGAACGATTAACAGGAAAGTCCTTGGGGCCAAAGTGTTTGGGAACCAG GAACAGCTGAAGTCTCTCACAGACATTGTGTGGCCTGTGATTGCCCAGATGGTGAAGAAGCAGATCAACGAGGCAGTTGTTCAAG GTAAGGCCGTGTGCGTGTTggatgctgctgtgctgctggaggCTGGCTGGTCAGACATGGTCCATGAAGTGTGGACAGCCATCATCCCAGAGACGGAG GCTCTGAGTCGCATCATGGCCAGGGACGGGCTGAGTGAGGAGGCAGCTCGGAGCAGACTGCAAAGCCAGCTGACTAACAGTCAGAGGGTGGAGCAGTCGCATGTTGTGTTGTGTACTCTGTGGGAGCCTGAAGTCACCCACAGGCAG